The following DNA comes from Halobacillus litoralis.
TGATTCTCCAAACAGAAAGGGAGGTTTTCGCATGTATGATCCGAAAAATCCTGAAGAGAATCAGGAAACAGAAAAAGCTCCACAGCATGGTGATGAGATAGAACAAGTGCACCATGAATCGATGGATGAAGAAGTTCACGAGGAGCCAACAACTGAGCAAGTAATTAATGAAGCCTTTGATACTATGCAGGAACAAGATTTCAGAAGGGAAGAGGGCTATGATCAGGTAGAAGCAGTCGATGATCATGGTCGCGGACCTAACCAACCTGTATACGGAGATAGTTATGAAGAAGAATTCGCTCAAGAAGCGGCAGTCGGCCGTATAGATGAGCCTATGCACAATGAAGAGCAGGAAACGACCATGGAGGACAACGTAAATGCTGGAATGGGATGGTTGGGGTTAACAGCAGCTATCCTATCCTTTTTCTTCGCTCCATTGATCCTGGGTGCAGCTGGCATAATCTTAGGAATCGTCGGGAAGCGACGTGGAGCAGATACACTAGGGAATATGGCGATTATCGTCAGTATAGTTTCTATCGCTTTTTCCTTATTCTTCGCACCGTTTTATAACTTGATTTAATTATTTTGCCGGAAGTATCAAATAAAGGGGCGGACCATTATGGTCCGCCCCTTTATTTTTAGGATTGTTTTAATTTTTCTTTTTCAAGTCGTTCTTTTTCATAATGTTCTTCAGCCAGTTTGTCGACTTCTTTTTTCAGCTCTTCTACCATAATATCTTCTGGAACCTTACGGATAATCTCACCATGTCTGAATAGGAGTC
Coding sequences within:
- a CDS encoding nucleoside recognition domain-containing protein — its product is MYDPKNPEENQETEKAPQHGDEIEQVHHESMDEEVHEEPTTEQVINEAFDTMQEQDFRREEGYDQVEAVDDHGRGPNQPVYGDSYEEEFAQEAAVGRIDEPMHNEEQETTMEDNVNAGMGWLGLTAAILSFFFAPLILGAAGIILGIVGKRRGADTLGNMAIIVSIVSIAFSLFFAPFYNLI